GTATTGCTAAAGGTGGTTTTGTTGGATGGGTCAACGTTGCTAGTGTTTTATGCATTGCATATGTGCGCATACTTCATTCTGTTTACTAAGCATTCATTTCCCTTCTTTTATGTATGAAATTGCAACTGtgtctcatcttcttcaataatCTAAGCTAAAATACTTCTTGATACTAACTTTCATAGGGTGCAATATGGGATCCTGAAGGACGGTTTATCTTGATTTCGTTTTCGAAATCTTCAACACTGGGCTCAGTTCATTTCTCATCCAAGCCACCATCCTTGGGTATGTAGAAACTTCAAAGTCTTTTGCCTATACTACTAGAAGAACTTGCCAGTTACCATACTAaacctctgtttctttttggtttactATCAGATGCCCATCTTTTACCGGTTGAATTGCCAGAGATTACTTCCCAGACTGGCTGGTAaattgtttggttgttgttgaatAAACCCGGAAAGGCCTTTCTCTAATTTATTTCCTGATATTGTTGTTTCTTAAACTGAATAAACCAGTGAGGGAATCAAAAATATAGCATGGGATGCATCTGGGGAACGATTGGCTGTATCATATAAAGGAGGCGATGACAATTACAAAGGATTGATTGCCATCTACGACACTCGAAGGACACCCATTGTATCAGCATCACTAGTGTAAGTACTTCCTTTTGTTTATCTATTCCATCTGTCTTGCccttcttttatatatgtttgcatTGTCCAAACCAATTAACAAATCTTCATGCTTTTATGATTACAGCGGTTTCATCAGAGGACCTGGAGAAAACCCGAATGCTCTCTCCTTTTCATTCCATGACAAGTTCAAGCAAGGTCCACTCCTTTCCGTGGTAAGCCATATGCCCACTTAAGTCTCTTTTCATGCCAAAGTATTTAGATAGATAGAACCAGTCAGTTAATCAACCTTTCAAACATATCGTATTGCAGTGTTGGAGCACCGGATTCTGTTGCACCTATCCTCTCATCTTTCGCTCACATGTTCTTCCTTAGTAGCCAAATGGTGCAAGTTTCCAAACATTTTGGTTCTATTGATAGACTGGTTACTCTATGTAGACGAATGGCTTCTTTAAAGAACTCATCTCGAAgttaaatccaaaaacaatggTTGCATTTGAAGTACATTAATGGTCCTTGAACAGCAAAAAGAACAttacacaaaaaacaaataagaaaagcaGCAAACAGTTGAGGCACTTCAGacattcttgtttttcttcatcttcgaaGGTGGCCATCGACCCTTCTTCCTCATCCTACGCTTACGAACCAGACGTTTCCTACGTAGCCTAATCTTTTTGGCCAGCTTCATCTTCAGCCTCAGTTCCAAGAGCAGTTTCTCTTTAGCTTCTTTTGATTCCAACGGTAGTTTATCCACTGGAACAGAAGCAACAACAGTCTTTGGTTCCTCATTGCTCTCGGGCTCAGCACCGTCAACGCCAGAAGCAGAGGCCTTCACCACAATTGCTGCAGCTCTTCCATGGCTACCACACAAGCTGTAAGCACTGAGAGAGACTCGGTTCTTGGACTCGACAGCGTTGGGTTTAAGACTCAAAACTGACAATTACACAATGAAGAAGCACAAAAGATCAGAGCATTACAAGTAAACCAAGTGTTCGATTAAATGTCTCAATTAAAAAAGCCTATTTCGATATCTTCAGTTCAAAACCTCACTGCTCTAAATCAAAagctacttcttctttttttctctcgaaAACCCAGAATTGAATTAGCCTAGGATCTCGAATTCGGCTTCATGGGTCGCTAAAGGTCGGCAAAACGAAGCTAAAGCGAAAATGTCAAAGACTAGAAACGAGTGAAAAGGCATTACCTTGTGAAGCGAAAGACGAAGGTTGAAGAAGGcgcggcgaagaagaagaagaagaaagagaggggAGAGAATTGAAGCAGAGAAGAGCCATCTCCGTCTAATGGAAGAGTTCGTCTTCAGGCTTTCTTCATTCCAAGTTTATTAGTTTTCTTCTGGATAAGCTTTTTTAACTCTCTGCGTCTTCTCAACGAACGGATTGGATTGTTCCGGTTTAGGTTGAATTGAGTCGGTAAAATCCGGTTTTGAATTTAATTCTTAAATTTGTCGATAAACCGGAATAAGTACCGTTTATAGAATCGTGAGTCATGACACGTGGCTGTGCCAGTGTCTTAATGGAGGAGAGAAAGCTAAGTTAAGGATGTTCCAGAGAATGATGTTGGTGTTGAGGAACTTCCAATGGCGGAGGACAAAtctgtggagagagagagagagaaacacatCTCCCAAACAGAAACCATAatcagaaggaggagaagaagaagaagaagaaaaggtgagGATCGGAGGAGGGAACGGTTTTGGAAATCGCCGGTTTCATCCGATTGGCTGTGAGATCGATCGAGAACGCGGGAAGGGGAACATTGCAGATGAAGCTCTAGGAGTTTGGCCGCGGATTCTGAGATTGGAAATATTGAAGAACATCTTTTAGTTTCTCTTCTCAACGTTAACGCCGTCATGTCTTCTCAGAGTCCTGAACGAAAAAGATTCTATCAAGTCTGGCCCGGCAAAAATGTAGGCTTTTTTTTGTGATGATCTCACAcaaagtttacatttttatgCCAAATTGtggatttgtttttataaggaTTCTTGGCAATGAGCCAAATGCTCGGAATTGCTTCTGCTGCTTTCTCTTTGCTCTAGAGTTTGAAGAACATAGAGTTTCTAAGATTCTCTCCATAAAGTTTTAGCCTTTTATAGTTTAGACTCTGTCTATATGAATCATAGTCTGAAGTAGATTTCTCTATTGTTATTGGTGTTTCAGAAATTCTACTGTGGGGGAAGACTAGTGTTTGGTCCAGATGCATCTTCGCTTCTTTTGACCATATGTATGATAGGAGGGCCAGCTATCACTTTCTGCATCAGGATGGCTTTTTTGATTAGACGTCGTCACCCTTTGTTTCATTCTCAGATTTTAATTGGTGCAATTCTTCTCACATTCATGGTATAAAGCATTTTTACTCTTTACTTACTTTGTAAGAGAGATTTTTATGCCTAGATCCAAACTCTTACTTCTTCCTTTTAATGCAGGATTTCACTTTTCTCTTCTTGACATCATCGAGAGACCCCGGGATTATCCCAAGGAACAAAGAAGTGCCTGAGTCAGAGATTCCTGATGTTGTCACCCAATCTACAGAATGGGTGAGTAACAAATTAGTAAATGTGAAATTACCTCGGACTAAAGATGTAATTGTGAATGGCTTCACCGTCAAAGTGAAGTTTTGTGATACCTGTCTCCTATACCGTCCTCCACGTGCCTTTCATTGCTCTATCTGTAACAACTGTGTCCAAAGgtttgatcatcactgtccatGGGTAGGTCAGTGCATCGCCTTGGTAAGTCTTACTGGAAATTCATTTCTCACTTCCAATTCAAAGAGCTGAATAAGATCTGTGAGTGTTGATATGTTTTATCTACGGGCTTCTTTGCAGCGTAACTACCCATTCTTCGTCTGTTTCTTATCATGTTCAACCCTCCTCTGCATCTACGTGTTTGTCTTCTCATGGGTCAGCATGCTTAAAGTCCATGGGGACTTCTATGTTGTCCTTGCTGATGACTTAATATTAGGTGTTCTTGGTCTCTACTGCTTTGTTTCCGTCTGGTTTGTTGGTGGACTTAGTGTCTTCCACTTCTACCTAATCTGCACCAACCAGGCAAGATTCTTTAGCTTTTTTGCAACAAGTGAACTGGATTTTGTAGTTTCCAAGTAGCTAGTCTGATTCTTTTGTTATGTTTACAGACGACCTGTGAGAATTTCCGGTACCATTACGACAAGAAGGAAAACCCTTACCGAAAGGGTATCTTAGAGAACTTTAAGGAGCTGTTCTTTGCAAAGATACCATCACCTTTGATCAATTTCAGAGATTGggcaccagaagaagaagacgatgtgGAGGTCGGATCCATCACATCTAAGCTAAGCAGAACCATGGGTCCTCAAAACACGAAAATGAGCAGTGGTAAGCTTGGAGTACGGTAACAACAGTGGAGGCTATCAAGAGGATTTTAAGTGTGGATGAAGGCGCCACAGCGATTGGTTTGGTTTACCAAGAACCAGCGAATATAAGGAGAAACTCGAGCGTGGCTTTGAGACCAAGATAGAGCAAAGAAAAGGACAAACATGTGTAAATTTAATTCTTTAACTCAAAGCCTTGTAGCTCTCTCTGTCTTTACTCGTTGATAAgatctttttaaaatctttcGCATTAAGAATAGGAATTAGGAGAATTGGTGTATATAGTGGTTTCTTGCGTTACGGGAAATTTAAACTTGGTGTGTATTTCATTGTCTCCAACTTTCTTTTATTAACGGTGACCTTTGCTGCAGGTTTGAGTTTGACACCACCTGGTGGTTACATGAGTTCTGCTCTAGATTTAGGCATGTCTGCATTGGTCAATGagttgaattttaatatatttcagtTGTTCAACAACATTGCAATGTGCTGTGGTAACTAATTAACTAGAGTGCTCTTCTGTCAAAGAAAGCTATTCAACTAGTTTTACCACTTCTGTTAACGGCTCTCGTACCAATGAAGATAGCCTCTGTGGCTAGAGTTACTCTTTTAGGGAGCGATCTCCTATGGCTTTCCCATCTTACATTCTCTCTTCTTCGcaacgaaaacaaaagaaacctgCGAATGTCTTAAGGATAGGATCGAGTTCGTGTAGCAGATGAGATGATCCAAAACGAGATTGAAATAAGCCGATGATCTATGCAGAAAATTCATCCGTAATATTGATTGGGGTTAATGAAAGCGACGACCAGTGCAGCAGCAGGTTTCGTGAATGTCACGACAACTAGTCAACTACACAATAGTGCAGTGAAGAAGGCTCGCGTCTGGCCTTGGCCAAGGGCTTTCCTTTGACGGCCCAACCGAAGTCCAACGAGGTATAgtacttttttaattattttattttattttaaatactgtataaagattttgatttctttccttttttttcaatcaaatttttgattttctgacttttaaaaaaaagtaaagaatgtttcaaatattttaaaattaatttttatttacctatatttaattacacaaaattttattttatttaaagtaaatGTAAgtcttaaattttaatatgtttaaaacaaatttaactgAGCATCCAGttcttaagattttttttgtccgCTAGTCGCTAGAGGTGTAACAAGTTCaacatgtttttatgtatttatcaatttaattttaaagtttgtaaaataatgttttaagtATAGTGTTTAATTTAACTGAGGGGGAtttattgaaaccatgattttggaaatttggaatttttatagattttagggaagctgatatgatttattgtaaaaaatgTTCAAATTCCACTTATAGTCATGAAATTTGGATATCTGTAATTTTTAACTAAGGAAATCATCTCAGTTCCTctcaaatcattaaaaatcaaatctacgaactattttcaataatagtaaattttaaagtatattttaaaataattaattcaataATACTGAATTTGTAATATAGAATAAAATCGAATTTGTAACACTAAATTTCATTAATCCATGAtcgaataacataaaatttgtcaGTTTttcacaaatcacttaaaatatcattttgaaTACATTCcctaaagtttttttaatataaaaatatt
The Camelina sativa cultivar DH55 chromosome 6, Cs, whole genome shotgun sequence genome window above contains:
- the LOC104791980 gene encoding 50S ribosomal protein 5, chloroplastic-like gives rise to the protein MALLCFNSLPSLSSSSSSPRLLQPSSFASQVLSLKPNAVESKNRVSLSAYSLCGSHGRAAAIVVKASASGVDGAEPESNEEPKTVVASVPVDKLPLESKEAKEKLLLELRLKMKLAKKIRLRRKRLVRKRRMRKKGRWPPSKMKKNKNV
- the LOC104791982 gene encoding probable protein S-acyltransferase 1 → MSSQSPERKRFYQVWPGKNKFYCGGRLVFGPDASSLLLTICMIGGPAITFCIRMAFLIRRRHPLFHSQILIGAILLTFMDFTFLFLTSSRDPGIIPRNKEVPESEIPDVVTQSTEWVSNKLVNVKLPRTKDVIVNGFTVKVKFCDTCLLYRPPRAFHCSICNNCVQRFDHHCPWVGQCIALRNYPFFVCFLSCSTLLCIYVFVFSWVSMLKVHGDFYVVLADDLILGVLGLYCFVSVWFVGGLSVFHFYLICTNQTTCENFRYHYDKKENPYRKGILENFKELFFAKIPSPLINFRDWAPEEEDDVEVGSITSKLSRTMGPQNTKMSSGKLGVR